Proteins found in one Verrucomicrobia bacterium CG1_02_43_26 genomic segment:
- a CDS encoding triose-phosphate isomerase, translating into MTKSNIKYTIAGNWKMNKNTAEAIALAEQIVLEYNDETTVNVVLCPPFTALSSVSKLLENSNVSLGAQNMHYEARGAFTGEISAEMLRDFFVSYVILGHSERRQYFAETDDFINKKVKAALESNMRPILCVGETGEERDNNQTLNVIHQQLEGGLAWISEKQMDRLMIAYEPVWAIGTGVTATPEMAQEVHAAIRQKIADLYSPSIAKKVPILYGGSMKASNAPALLEQPDINGGLIGGAALDARSFIELVECAKNAEKRCTNSSVDAAL; encoded by the coding sequence ATGACAAAAAGTAATATAAAATATACGATCGCAGGTAACTGGAAGATGAACAAGAATACGGCCGAGGCGATAGCGCTGGCTGAGCAAATCGTCTTGGAGTATAACGATGAGACAACGGTGAACGTTGTCCTATGCCCGCCCTTTACCGCGTTATCCTCGGTGAGCAAGTTATTGGAGAATTCAAATGTTTCGTTAGGCGCTCAAAATATGCATTACGAAGCCAGAGGCGCTTTTACAGGCGAGATATCGGCTGAAATGCTAAGAGACTTCTTTGTCTCATATGTCATATTAGGGCACAGTGAGCGACGCCAGTATTTTGCCGAGACGGACGATTTTATTAATAAAAAAGTAAAAGCGGCATTAGAATCTAACATGCGGCCGATCCTATGCGTGGGTGAGACAGGAGAAGAACGCGATAATAACCAAACACTAAACGTCATACACCAGCAGCTAGAAGGCGGCTTAGCCTGGATTTCCGAAAAGCAGATGGATCGCTTGATGATTGCTTATGAACCCGTTTGGGCGATTGGAACAGGAGTGACGGCAACACCTGAGATGGCGCAAGAAGTGCATGCGGCTATCAGGCAAAAGATTGCTGATCTATATAGCCCATCTATTGCCAAGAAAGTACCCATACTATATGGTGGCTCAATGAAAGCGAGCAACGCACCAGCCCTATTGGAGCAACCCGATATTAACGGCGGCTTGATTGGAGGAGCTGCATTAGACGCACGTTCTTTTATAGAGCTTGTAGAATGCGCCAAGAACGCTGAAAAACGCTGCACGAACTCCTCAGTGGACGCAGCGCTTTAA
- a CDS encoding glycosyl transferase, translating to MGETKLARWRKHLFFKRIIWRITFGGAETIKRLLDIIISAAALIASTPIFIIFSILIKLEDRGPVFFKQPRVGKGGKIFHIWKFRSMIINAEKLRQELDKHNVHKQSQITFKMKDDPRITKIGKFIRKYSVDEIPQFINVLLGDMSLVGPRPPILSEVTAYKASQLRRLQVKPGITCLWQIQGRGNIDFEGQVRLDLQYISSQTIWTDIKILIKTIPAVLFGRGSY from the coding sequence ATGGGCGAAACCAAACTCGCACGCTGGCGAAAACACCTTTTCTTCAAACGCATAATCTGGCGCATCACCTTTGGCGGCGCGGAGACCATTAAGCGTTTGCTCGATATTATCATATCTGCTGCTGCCTTAATCGCTTCTACTCCTATCTTTATCATATTCTCTATTCTCATAAAACTCGAGGATCGCGGCCCCGTCTTCTTCAAACAACCTCGCGTCGGTAAGGGTGGCAAAATATTCCATATTTGGAAATTTCGCTCAATGATCATAAACGCTGAAAAACTACGGCAAGAATTAGATAAACACAACGTTCACAAACAAAGTCAAATAACCTTTAAAATGAAGGATGATCCGCGTATCACAAAAATCGGCAAATTCATTCGCAAGTATTCCGTCGATGAAATTCCCCAATTCATTAATGTTTTATTAGGGGACATGTCACTCGTAGGCCCACGTCCTCCCATACTCAGCGAAGTTACTGCCTATAAGGCTTCCCAGTTGAGACGTCTTCAGGTCAAACCTGGCATCACTTGTCTCTGGCAAATACAGGGACGTGGCAATATTGACTTCGAGGGCCAAGTGCGTCTAGACCTTCAATACATCTCTTCTCAAACCATCTGGACTGATATAAAGATTTTGATTAAAACCATCCCTGCCGTCTTATTCGGTCGTGGTTCCTATTGA
- a CDS encoding ATPase yields the protein MIADQDTKHDLWIAELADFLHREKNIEAILVNAEDKKISFATLEEVDQLALETFIQKTILEIENRIIKGKGENHTVPEGVFVTQKENDLLLKKDENEGSYLHWKWRDIPWPKRLKDHEEGEGHWKFTGLMAGLCGVAGLLGYFLTGTSSAYPWLGLVFYTFAIIAGAWEPMLAVVKKLPKGELDMHFLMLAVAFGAVSIGAWAEGALLLFLFTFAEALEEYAMSRTRSAIDGLFKLAPKMAIAVDEEGNEFEKPVDLVKPGDIIKVRPGDLFPVDGEIIEGTTSADESNITGESLPVDKGIGDETFSGTINLWGVVKTRVVRSAQKSSLQTIIQLIQEAQHLKAPSQRFTDKFGTKYTYLILSVTTFMFLFWWLVLGIAPIENTSAGYSAFYRAMTLLVVASPCALVLSIPSAILAAIAWGARHGVLFKGGAAIEKLSEINLVALDKTGTLTTGELVVNSVESFPKGREGEVLELAFALEKNSTHPIARAITMYCKKAGVAEKVINEFESLTGSGVQAAVDGAVCVLGRRELLEQGPLREWADKLPQPSEAFTEVWVIYKDLIGCILLKDKIRKESKPFLAALKKMHVFTVMLTGDRRETAEAVGREIGLQEVRYGLKPEDKVAALQEYRKQGKKIAMVGDGVNDAPSLAVADVPVAMGARGSDAALEQSEVILMNDKIESFLDAYSISIKARRIIRQNLTIALGTISLMVLAAVFGLIPLYVGVFAHEGSTAFVCLNSLRLLIARRENQKLF from the coding sequence ATGATTGCCGATCAAGATACAAAACATGACTTATGGATAGCCGAGCTTGCGGATTTTTTGCACCGCGAAAAAAATATCGAAGCTATCCTGGTAAACGCTGAAGATAAAAAAATTTCCTTTGCGACATTGGAGGAAGTGGATCAACTAGCCCTGGAGACATTTATTCAAAAAACGATTCTAGAAATTGAAAATCGGATTATAAAAGGCAAAGGAGAAAACCATACCGTGCCTGAAGGCGTTTTCGTTACCCAGAAAGAAAATGATCTGCTTTTAAAAAAGGATGAAAATGAAGGCAGCTATCTGCACTGGAAATGGCGTGATATACCGTGGCCAAAGCGCCTCAAAGACCATGAGGAAGGCGAGGGACACTGGAAATTTACCGGTTTAATGGCTGGGCTTTGCGGAGTTGCTGGTCTATTGGGTTATTTTTTAACAGGAACTTCCTCTGCTTATCCCTGGCTAGGCCTAGTGTTTTATACGTTTGCGATTATTGCCGGTGCCTGGGAGCCTATGTTAGCCGTAGTCAAAAAATTGCCCAAGGGAGAGCTGGATATGCACTTCCTCATGCTAGCGGTTGCCTTTGGAGCAGTTAGTATCGGTGCTTGGGCAGAGGGGGCACTCTTGCTGTTTCTCTTTACGTTTGCCGAAGCGCTCGAGGAGTATGCTATGAGCCGTACTAGAAGCGCTATTGACGGTCTATTTAAATTGGCGCCTAAAATGGCAATTGCTGTAGACGAAGAGGGAAATGAGTTTGAAAAGCCAGTTGATCTTGTTAAACCCGGCGATATTATAAAAGTTCGCCCTGGAGATCTCTTTCCGGTTGATGGAGAAATTATTGAAGGGACAACATCAGCGGATGAATCTAATATTACAGGAGAATCGCTTCCGGTAGACAAAGGCATAGGCGATGAAACATTTAGCGGGACGATTAATTTATGGGGAGTTGTTAAAACCCGTGTGGTGCGTTCTGCTCAGAAAAGTTCATTACAAACGATTATTCAGTTAATACAAGAAGCTCAGCACCTGAAGGCTCCTAGCCAACGCTTTACGGACAAGTTCGGAACAAAGTATACGTATCTTATCCTAAGCGTTACCACCTTTATGTTCCTTTTCTGGTGGCTAGTTTTGGGGATAGCGCCGATTGAAAACACATCTGCGGGCTATTCAGCTTTCTATCGTGCGATGACTCTGCTAGTCGTGGCTAGCCCTTGCGCCTTAGTGCTTTCCATTCCTTCGGCCATATTGGCAGCTATTGCTTGGGGAGCCCGCCATGGTGTTTTATTTAAAGGAGGTGCTGCAATTGAAAAGCTTTCCGAAATTAATCTAGTTGCGCTCGATAAAACCGGTACCCTCACCACCGGAGAACTCGTGGTTAATTCCGTAGAGAGTTTTCCAAAAGGCAGGGAAGGAGAAGTGCTGGAGCTTGCGTTTGCATTAGAAAAAAATTCAACTCACCCGATTGCCCGTGCGATTACAATGTATTGCAAAAAAGCAGGAGTTGCCGAAAAAGTAATTAATGAATTTGAATCACTCACCGGAAGTGGCGTGCAGGCGGCAGTAGATGGTGCGGTATGCGTACTAGGTCGCAGAGAGCTTTTAGAGCAAGGTCCATTACGGGAGTGGGCAGATAAATTACCCCAGCCATCTGAGGCGTTTACGGAAGTTTGGGTGATCTATAAAGACTTGATTGGTTGTATTCTGCTAAAAGATAAAATAAGAAAAGAGTCCAAGCCCTTCCTGGCAGCCCTAAAAAAAATGCACGTATTTACCGTGATGTTAACCGGTGACCGCAGAGAGACTGCCGAAGCAGTCGGCAGAGAAATTGGTCTTCAAGAAGTACGTTATGGCCTTAAGCCAGAGGATAAAGTGGCAGCATTGCAAGAGTACCGCAAGCAAGGTAAGAAAATCGCAATGGTGGGCGATGGTGTTAATGATGCGCCTAGCCTTGCCGTAGCTGATGTGCCTGTTGCAATGGGGGCGCGTGGTAGTGATGCTGCTCTGGAACAAAGTGAAGTTATTTTGATGAATGATAAGATCGAAAGCTTTCTAGATGCATATTCCATTAGCATAAAGGCAAGACGCATTATACGCCAAAATTTGACGATAGCGCTGGGTACTATTTCGCTGATGGTGTTAGCGGCTGTGTTTGGCTTGATCCCTTTATATGTGGGGGTTTTTGCTCATGAAGGCTCCACGGCATTTGTTTGTCTGAATAGCTTAAGATTGCTCATTGCCCGGCGAGAGAATCAAAAGCTATTTTAG
- a CDS encoding DNA ligase (NAD(+)) LigA — protein sequence MTLKEVDKKIHSLRAEIARHDELYYRKAAPEISDFEYDRLVQELEALEARYPEFAEAKKVGDDRIESFQSYTHREPMLSIDNSYSMGEVVEFEKRIHRVLREEPLEYVVEPKIDGVAVSLTYEKGKLVRALTRGNGVEGDDITHNIRTIHGLPHALKGKNVPEVIEIRGEVYMTEDAFTLVNKEREEQDLPPYANPRNLAAGTVKLLDAAEARRRKLSIVLFGFGYCEPKRFENDADFFDQLKDWGLPTLEKYWVAKGIEDVCKSIEEIDTLRHEFKYGTDGAVVKVNNIALRKRLGQTAKAPRWAVAYKFSAEQAETVLGDITIQVGRTGVLTPVAELRPVSLAGSTISRATLHNEDEIKRKDIRIGDTVIIEKAGEVIPAVVRVVVEKRKADSKPYTFPKTCPECGAEAIRLPEEAAWRCPNVSCPPQVRRRILHFGSRQAMDIENLGKAVVDQLVDKSLCANMADLYELNEKDLLALEGFAEKSSKNLVQAIENSKQQELWRLLHGLGIPQVGAQSAKDLAKAFKSLEALMNAKEVDLLEVDGVGKIVAESIIKFFKTEENAKIIQRLIDYGLNTKDHRGQQAQGYQNSDLADKTFVLTGTLPSMTRDEAKTLIENAGGKVTSSVSKKTDYVLAGADPGSKLKKAEELGVAIIDEAVFRKMLGD from the coding sequence ATGACGTTGAAGGAAGTTGATAAGAAGATACACTCTCTGCGAGCAGAAATTGCCCGCCATGATGAATTGTATTATCGAAAAGCAGCGCCTGAGATTTCTGATTTTGAGTATGATCGATTAGTACAAGAGCTAGAAGCGCTGGAAGCACGTTATCCGGAATTCGCAGAAGCGAAAAAAGTAGGCGACGATCGAATTGAGTCCTTTCAATCATATACTCACCGCGAACCCATGTTGAGTATTGATAATAGCTACAGCATGGGCGAAGTCGTTGAATTCGAAAAACGAATACACAGGGTTTTGAGAGAAGAGCCCCTTGAGTATGTTGTGGAACCAAAAATTGACGGCGTAGCGGTATCTCTGACATACGAAAAAGGAAAGCTGGTACGTGCGCTGACACGCGGTAATGGTGTGGAAGGAGATGATATTACCCACAATATACGTACAATACACGGGCTGCCCCATGCTCTCAAAGGGAAAAACGTGCCCGAGGTGATTGAGATACGCGGCGAAGTCTATATGACAGAAGATGCATTTACCCTCGTCAACAAAGAACGCGAAGAACAAGACCTTCCCCCGTACGCAAACCCCCGTAATCTGGCTGCCGGTACGGTAAAACTACTCGATGCCGCAGAAGCCAGAAGACGCAAGCTCAGCATAGTTCTCTTTGGGTTTGGCTATTGCGAGCCCAAGCGATTTGAAAACGATGCAGATTTTTTTGATCAGCTAAAAGACTGGGGATTACCCACGCTTGAGAAATATTGGGTTGCTAAAGGGATTGAAGATGTTTGCAAAAGTATTGAAGAAATAGATACATTGAGACATGAATTTAAATACGGAACCGATGGCGCTGTTGTTAAAGTAAATAATATAGCGCTGCGTAAACGGTTAGGACAGACAGCAAAAGCGCCGAGATGGGCCGTGGCCTACAAGTTTTCAGCCGAGCAAGCGGAAACTGTTTTAGGCGATATAACGATACAAGTAGGACGAACAGGAGTGTTGACCCCTGTTGCTGAATTAAGACCCGTTAGTTTAGCAGGCTCTACGATTTCACGCGCTACCCTGCATAACGAAGATGAAATTAAACGAAAAGATATTCGTATAGGCGATACCGTTATTATCGAAAAAGCAGGTGAGGTGATTCCTGCCGTGGTACGCGTGGTAGTTGAGAAGCGTAAAGCAGATAGTAAACCCTATACGTTTCCGAAAACATGCCCTGAGTGTGGCGCGGAGGCGATTCGTTTACCCGAGGAAGCTGCTTGGCGCTGCCCGAACGTGAGTTGCCCGCCTCAAGTGAGACGCCGGATTTTGCACTTTGGATCAAGGCAAGCCATGGATATAGAGAACCTAGGCAAAGCGGTGGTTGACCAACTTGTTGATAAATCGCTATGCGCTAATATGGCCGATTTGTATGAACTCAACGAAAAAGACTTACTCGCCCTAGAAGGGTTTGCTGAAAAGTCGTCTAAAAATCTGGTACAAGCGATTGAAAACAGTAAGCAACAGGAGCTGTGGCGGTTACTCCATGGACTTGGGATACCGCAAGTGGGGGCGCAATCGGCAAAAGATCTAGCAAAAGCGTTTAAGAGCCTAGAGGCATTGATGAACGCCAAGGAAGTAGACTTGCTAGAAGTAGACGGTGTTGGGAAGATTGTGGCAGAGAGTATTATCAAGTTTTTTAAGACCGAAGAGAATGCTAAGATCATTCAACGGTTGATCGATTATGGTTTAAATACAAAAGACCATAGAGGCCAACAGGCACAGGGTTACCAGAACTCTGATCTAGCGGATAAGACGTTTGTCCTAACAGGGACATTGCCGAGTATGACGCGTGATGAAGCAAAAACTCTTATAGAAAACGCCGGCGGCAAAGTGACTTCTAGCGTGAGTAAAAAGACAGATTATGTGTTGGCCGGGGCGGATCCGGGCTCAAAGCTTAAAAAAGCGGAAGAGCTTGGTGTTGCTATTATCGATGAAGCTGTGTTTAGAAAAATGTTGGGTGACTAG
- a CDS encoding NADH dehydrogenase (quinone) subunit D — translation MQTEIFTSDTAGRVSDADEALVQEKMILNVGPSHPATHGVLRLLLELNGDFITKCDPVIGYLHRGDEKIAENMTYNQFVPYTDRLDYLAPLANNVAYAIAVEKLAKLEVPPRCQVIRVIISELARISSHLLGIGVYAMDCGAMTVFLYTFTQREKLYTLFEELTGARLTTSYTRIGGLARDIPDGWLGRVNNFLNQFLPTVDEVNTLLTRNRIFVERTVGIGTISKEDALAYGLTGPNARASGLETDLRRDCPYSGYEQYDFNIPVGSKGDCYDRYLVRMEEMKQSMRIIRQAIELMPEGPWFAEDAKKIFPPPKGKVLSSMEELIQHFMIVTEGPQMPAGEVYFEAENPKGALGFYVVSKGGGVPYRLKIRGPSFCSLSILPKIVPGHMLTDLTVLLGSLDFVMGECDR, via the coding sequence ATGCAAACAGAAATATTCACAAGCGATACAGCTGGCCGAGTGAGTGATGCTGATGAAGCATTAGTCCAAGAAAAAATGATCCTGAACGTGGGCCCTTCCCACCCAGCAACTCATGGCGTACTGAGGTTACTTCTAGAGCTCAATGGAGACTTTATCACCAAGTGCGACCCTGTCATCGGTTATCTTCACCGGGGAGATGAGAAAATTGCCGAAAACATGACGTACAACCAGTTTGTACCTTATACCGATCGGCTCGATTACTTGGCTCCTCTAGCCAATAACGTGGCTTATGCTATTGCTGTCGAAAAACTAGCCAAACTGGAAGTCCCTCCGCGTTGCCAGGTCATACGGGTGATCATCAGCGAATTGGCGCGTATATCTTCCCACTTGCTGGGCATCGGTGTCTACGCAATGGACTGCGGCGCAATGACCGTCTTTCTATACACGTTTACACAACGGGAAAAGTTATACACACTCTTTGAAGAACTCACCGGAGCTCGATTAACAACCAGCTACACCCGTATAGGTGGCTTGGCTCGTGACATCCCAGATGGGTGGCTAGGGCGAGTGAATAATTTCCTAAACCAATTCCTACCAACAGTTGACGAAGTCAATACCCTGCTGACAAGAAACAGAATTTTTGTTGAGCGGACAGTGGGCATTGGCACTATTTCAAAAGAAGACGCGCTAGCCTATGGCCTAACCGGCCCAAACGCAAGGGCCTCCGGGCTTGAAACGGATCTTCGCCGCGATTGCCCTTATTCCGGATACGAACAATACGACTTCAATATCCCAGTTGGTAGCAAGGGAGATTGTTACGATCGTTACTTAGTCAGAATGGAAGAAATGAAGCAAAGCATGCGCATTATACGCCAGGCAATTGAACTAATGCCGGAAGGACCTTGGTTTGCTGAAGATGCCAAAAAAATATTTCCCCCGCCCAAAGGCAAGGTACTTTCTAGCATGGAGGAATTAATACAGCACTTCATGATCGTCACAGAAGGGCCACAAATGCCGGCTGGAGAAGTTTATTTTGAAGCAGAAAACCCAAAAGGCGCACTTGGTTTTTACGTCGTATCCAAAGGCGGGGGCGTACCTTATCGATTAAAAATTCGGGGTCCTAGTTTTTGCTCACTTTCCATTCTTCCTAAAATTGTCCCTGGCCACATGCTTACGGATTTAACTGTACTGCTCGGCAGCTTAGACTTTGTTATGGGAGAGTGCGATCGTTAA
- a CDS encoding FmdB family transcriptional regulator, producing MPTYDYSCKLCSETFEIFHSISEAPKKMCPSCKKEGLERKISSGAGIIFKGSGFYETDYKKSPSTSSEPKESSTSKNCSTNCGCGN from the coding sequence ATGCCAACCTACGATTATTCCTGCAAATTGTGTTCTGAAACGTTTGAAATCTTTCACTCCATAAGCGAAGCACCTAAAAAAATGTGCCCAAGCTGCAAGAAAGAAGGTCTAGAGCGTAAGATTAGCTCAGGTGCTGGTATTATATTCAAAGGCAGCGGTTTTTACGAAACGGATTACAAAAAAAGCCCCAGCACAAGTTCGGAGCCTAAAGAGAGCTCAACGAGCAAAAACTGCTCTACGAACTGCGGTTGCGGTAATTAA
- a CDS encoding NADH-quinone oxidoreductase subunit B — MSSSNTEYGYNSKVEGNVVVTRADAVINWVRKHSIWPMPMGLACCAIELMATGASRFDISRFGMEVMRFSPRQADCMIVAGTVTYKMAGALRRIYDQMAEPKWVVAMGACASTGGMYRSYATLQGVDRIVPVDIYISGCPPRPEALLDGMMRLQDLIGTERSARNLLKPKKYASSGPA; from the coding sequence ATGAGTTCCTCAAACACCGAATATGGGTATAATAGCAAGGTAGAAGGCAACGTCGTTGTTACCCGCGCAGATGCTGTTATTAATTGGGTGCGAAAGCACTCTATATGGCCAATGCCGATGGGGCTTGCTTGCTGCGCGATCGAGCTGATGGCTACCGGTGCATCTAGATTTGATATCAGTCGCTTCGGAATGGAAGTGATGCGTTTTTCGCCACGTCAAGCGGATTGCATGATCGTAGCGGGAACGGTTACCTACAAAATGGCCGGAGCATTGAGACGTATCTATGACCAAATGGCCGAGCCGAAGTGGGTTGTTGCCATGGGAGCATGTGCCTCAACGGGCGGCATGTACCGCTCTTACGCTACCCTTCAGGGCGTTGATCGAATTGTACCCGTGGACATATACATAAGTGGTTGCCCGCCTCGCCCGGAGGCTTTACTTGACGGCATGATGCGTCTACAGGACTTGATTGGAACAGAGCGTTCTGCCCGCAATTTGCTGAAACCTAAAAAATACGCTTCTTCCGGACCTGCATGA
- a CDS encoding LysR family transcriptional regulator translates to MHIENLKVFCDLVESESFSKAAKLHSITQSAVSQQLRSIEKHFNILVVDRNQKNFKLTSEGKKLYEASQEILHRYEHLVAELQEMQKIISGSIHISTIYSIGLHELHPYVKQFMQEYPSVNIRIEFRRSNLVYEDILSQSADIGLVAYPVKNRLLETIPFSEDKLIVVCSPEHPLANCVCAEVEDLYEYPIVAFDKDIPTRKATDELFSEHGLDIQPVMEFDNVETVKRAVEINAGIAFIPEKTAEQEINQGQLVKIQIKDEKLTRPLAIIYKKGRVLSPSMKRFVDMLIAKKSEINPQLTLSA, encoded by the coding sequence GTGCATATAGAAAATCTAAAAGTTTTTTGCGATCTTGTAGAGAGCGAAAGCTTTTCTAAGGCGGCAAAACTTCACTCGATTACGCAATCAGCAGTGAGCCAACAGCTTAGGTCCATTGAAAAGCATTTTAACATCTTAGTCGTAGATCGTAACCAAAAAAACTTTAAGCTGACATCTGAGGGCAAAAAGCTCTACGAAGCTTCTCAGGAAATTTTGCACCGGTATGAGCACTTGGTGGCCGAATTGCAAGAGATGCAAAAGATTATTAGCGGCTCAATTCATATTTCCACTATTTACAGCATTGGACTGCACGAGCTTCATCCCTATGTGAAGCAATTTATGCAGGAATATCCTTCGGTTAACATCCGTATAGAATTCCGCCGATCTAACCTCGTTTATGAGGATATTTTAAGCCAATCGGCTGATATTGGCCTTGTTGCTTATCCTGTGAAAAATCGTTTACTGGAAACCATACCATTTTCAGAAGATAAACTTATAGTGGTCTGCAGCCCGGAACATCCGCTGGCAAATTGTGTTTGTGCCGAAGTTGAGGATTTATACGAATACCCGATTGTTGCCTTTGATAAAGATATCCCCACACGAAAGGCTACGGATGAATTGTTTAGCGAGCATGGCTTGGATATCCAGCCGGTTATGGAATTTGATAACGTTGAGACCGTTAAACGAGCTGTTGAGATCAACGCCGGTATAGCATTTATTCCCGAGAAAACAGCTGAACAGGAAATTAATCAAGGGCAGTTAGTGAAAATCCAAATCAAAGATGAAAAGCTCACTCGCCCACTCGCCATTATTTACAAAAAGGGGAGGGTATTAAGCCCATCTATGAAACGATTCGTTGATATGCTGATTGCGAAAAAATCAGAGATAAACCCTCAGCTCACTCTTTCTGCATAG
- a CDS encoding YggS family pyridoxal phosphate enzyme, whose product MISYTEFQENLKDLNQQIVDACAACGREASSVRILPVTKTFPVEAVEYAYKAGFLSIGENRVQEAIAKKEGCNASIEWELIGHLQSNKVNAAVSLFDRIQSVDSLKLLSKINHAAELEGKTIRILVQVNAGKDPAKFGLSIRDTKPFFQEALTFRHLKIEGLMTIAPLDEDLSVAREAFSNLRKIRDQLVTEFGIALPELSMGMTADLQEAIREGSTMVRVGSGLFGSRTA is encoded by the coding sequence ATGATTTCATACACAGAATTTCAGGAAAATTTAAAAGATCTCAATCAACAGATAGTAGATGCTTGTGCAGCCTGTGGCCGAGAGGCAAGCTCTGTACGCATATTGCCGGTTACCAAAACGTTTCCTGTTGAGGCTGTTGAGTATGCTTATAAAGCCGGCTTCCTTTCAATTGGTGAAAATAGAGTTCAAGAGGCCATTGCAAAGAAAGAGGGCTGTAATGCTTCGATAGAATGGGAACTGATCGGCCATTTACAAAGTAACAAAGTGAATGCCGCCGTGAGTCTATTTGACCGAATACAATCGGTTGACAGCCTAAAACTGCTTTCTAAAATAAACCACGCAGCTGAACTCGAGGGCAAAACAATCCGTATCTTAGTGCAAGTGAATGCAGGAAAGGATCCGGCTAAATTTGGGTTATCAATTAGGGATACCAAACCTTTTTTTCAGGAAGCGCTCACCTTCCGACACCTTAAAATAGAGGGCTTGATGACCATTGCGCCGCTAGATGAGGATCTTTCAGTCGCGCGCGAAGCGTTTTCAAATTTAAGAAAAATCAGAGATCAGTTAGTAACGGAATTTGGCATAGCCTTACCTGAACTCTCTATGGGAATGACGGCAGATTTACAAGAAGCAATACGTGAAGGTAGTACAATGGTGCGCGTCGGCTCAGGGCTGTTTGGATCTCGTACAGCGTAA
- a CDS encoding phosphoglycerate kinase codes for MPNVKTIDDVDLAGKKVLVRVDFNVPLDEKGNVADNTRIVAALPTIQKLVDQGAKVILCSHLGRPKGERNMKYSLKPVAAELSKLIKRPVTFVDECIGEAAKKTIDDMHAGDIALLENLRFHKEEEANDEHFSKALAQLAEAYVNDAFGTAHRAHASTVGVTHFLPIAVAGKLMAKELDYLGGELNNPEKPFVVILGGAKVSDKINVINALLDKASCMLIGGAMAYTFALAEGRKVGNSPVEQDKVDIALEAMDKAKRKGVRMLLPLDNLITDDINFKERKLGTTEYIISNIPNGWEGIDIGPKTVKAFSEEIAKAKTILWNGPMGLFEIEKSAQGTREIAKAVAANASAVSIIGGGDSVKAINESGYADKVSFMSTGGGASLELLEGKELPGVAALNKNLVKL; via the coding sequence ATGCCCAACGTAAAAACGATTGATGATGTTGATCTCGCTGGTAAAAAAGTACTTGTGCGAGTTGATTTTAACGTTCCTTTAGATGAGAAAGGTAATGTTGCCGATAACACAAGAATTGTAGCAGCGTTACCGACCATTCAAAAGCTGGTGGATCAGGGAGCTAAAGTGATTCTATGTAGTCACTTAGGGCGACCCAAAGGGGAGCGAAATATGAAATATTCATTAAAGCCCGTGGCTGCGGAACTCTCCAAACTGATCAAACGGCCCGTCACTTTTGTTGACGAGTGTATTGGAGAAGCGGCAAAGAAAACGATAGACGATATGCATGCCGGTGATATTGCGCTTCTAGAAAACCTGCGTTTCCATAAAGAGGAAGAGGCTAATGATGAACACTTTTCCAAAGCACTGGCGCAATTAGCGGAAGCCTATGTGAATGACGCCTTTGGGACGGCGCACCGCGCACATGCCTCAACCGTTGGAGTGACCCATTTTTTACCCATAGCCGTTGCCGGAAAACTGATGGCGAAGGAGTTAGATTACTTGGGCGGAGAGTTAAATAACCCGGAGAAACCATTTGTGGTTATACTAGGAGGGGCAAAGGTCAGTGATAAGATAAACGTGATTAACGCGCTTTTAGACAAAGCGAGCTGTATGTTGATTGGGGGCGCTATGGCGTATACCTTTGCGTTGGCAGAAGGACGAAAAGTCGGCAATAGCCCGGTAGAGCAAGACAAAGTAGATATCGCCTTAGAAGCCATGGATAAGGCAAAGAGAAAAGGAGTACGTATGCTGTTGCCCCTGGATAATTTAATAACAGACGATATTAACTTTAAAGAACGCAAACTAGGCACAACGGAGTACATTATCAGTAATATACCGAACGGCTGGGAAGGGATAGATATTGGACCCAAGACTGTGAAAGCCTTTTCTGAGGAAATAGCAAAAGCGAAGACGATTTTGTGGAACGGACCTATGGGCCTTTTTGAAATTGAAAAAAGCGCGCAAGGGACACGAGAAATCGCTAAGGCAGTAGCGGCAAACGCGTCCGCAGTTTCTATTATAGGCGGAGGTGATTCCGTAAAAGCTATAAATGAAAGCGGATACGCGGATAAAGTTTCGTTTATGAGTACCGGCGGTGGAGCTAGCCTGGAGTTGCTCGAAGGTAAAGAACTCCCCGGAGTAGCTGCGTTAAATAAAAATTTAGTAAAATTATGA